Proteins from one Streptomyces sp. NBC_00289 genomic window:
- the pyrF gene encoding orotidine-5'-phosphate decarboxylase: MTALEPFGARLRRAMDERGPLCVGIDPHASLLAEWGLNDDIAGLERFSRTVVEATADRVAVLKPQIAFFERFGSRGVAVLEKSVEEARAAGALVVMDAKRGDIGSTMAAYAESFLHKDSPLFSDALTVSPYLGYGSLSPAVALARESGAGLFVLALTSNPEGGEVQHAIRADGRNVGATMLAHLAAENVGEEPLGSFGAVVGATLGDLSSYDLAINGPLLAPGIGAQGATPADLPAVFGRAVRNVVPNVSRGVLRHGPDVGALRAAAERFATEIRVALAAV, translated from the coding sequence ATGACTGCTCTGGAACCCTTCGGCGCCCGCCTGCGCCGGGCCATGGACGAGCGCGGTCCGCTGTGCGTCGGCATCGACCCGCACGCGTCCCTGCTGGCCGAGTGGGGTCTGAACGACGACATCGCCGGGCTGGAACGCTTCAGCCGGACCGTGGTGGAGGCGACGGCCGACCGGGTGGCGGTCCTGAAGCCGCAGATCGCCTTCTTCGAGCGGTTCGGCTCGCGGGGCGTGGCCGTCCTGGAGAAGTCGGTCGAGGAGGCCAGGGCGGCCGGCGCCCTGGTCGTGATGGACGCCAAGCGCGGCGACATCGGCTCGACCATGGCCGCGTACGCCGAGTCCTTCCTGCACAAGGACTCCCCGCTGTTCTCGGACGCCCTCACCGTCTCGCCCTACCTCGGCTACGGGTCGCTGTCCCCGGCGGTCGCCCTGGCCCGGGAGAGCGGGGCCGGCCTGTTCGTCCTGGCGTTGACCTCCAACCCGGAGGGCGGCGAGGTCCAGCACGCGATCCGCGCGGACGGCCGGAACGTGGGAGCGACGATGCTGGCGCACCTGGCCGCCGAGAACGTGGGGGAGGAGCCCCTGGGCTCCTTCGGCGCGGTCGTCGGGGCCACGCTCGGCGACCTGTCCTCCTACGACCTCGCCATCAACGGGCCGCTCCTCGCACCCGGCATCGGCGCCCAGGGAGCCACTCCGGCCGATCTCCCCGCGGTCTTCGGCCGGGCGGTGCGCAACGTCGTCCCGAACGTCAGCCGGGGAGTACTGCGGCACGGTCCCGACGTCGGCGCGCTGCGCGCGGCCGCGGAGCGCTTCGCGACGGAGATCCGGGTCGCGCTGGCGGCGGTCTGA
- a CDS encoding integration host factor gives MALPPLTPEQRAAALEKAAAARRERAEVKNRLKHSGASLHEVIKQGQENDVIGKMKVSALLESLPGVGKVRAKQIMERLGISESRRVRGLGSNQIASLEREFGSTGS, from the coding sequence GTGGCTCTTCCGCCCCTTACCCCTGAACAGCGCGCAGCCGCGCTCGAGAAGGCCGCCGCGGCTCGCCGGGAGCGGGCCGAGGTCAAGAATCGACTCAAGCACTCCGGCGCCTCCCTGCACGAGGTCATCAAGCAGGGGCAGGAGAACGATGTCATCGGCAAGATGAAGGTCTCCGCCCTGCTCGAGTCCCTCCCCGGCGTGGGCAAGGTCCGCGCCAAGCAGATCATGGAGCGTCTGGGCATCTCCGAAAGCCGCCGCGTGCGCGGCCTCGGTTCCAACCAGATCGCCTCTCTGGAGCGTGAGTTCGGCAGCACCGGTTCCTGA
- the gmk gene encoding guanylate kinase: MSERPRLTVLSGPSGVGKSTVVAHMRKEHPEVWLSVSATTRRPRPGEKQGVHYFFVSDEEMDKLIANGELLEWAEFAGNRYGTPRTAVLEHLETGVPVLLEIDLQGARQVRESMSEAQLVFLAPPSWEELVRRLTGRGTEPPEVIERRLEAAKIELAAEPEFDVTLVNTSVEDVARELLALMEVV, translated from the coding sequence ATGAGTGAACGTCCGCGGCTGACCGTGCTCTCCGGCCCCTCCGGGGTCGGCAAGAGCACGGTCGTCGCCCATATGCGCAAGGAACACCCCGAGGTCTGGCTCTCGGTGTCGGCGACGACCCGGAGGCCCCGTCCCGGCGAGAAGCAGGGCGTCCACTACTTCTTCGTCAGTGACGAGGAGATGGACAAGCTGATCGCCAACGGCGAACTGCTGGAGTGGGCGGAATTCGCCGGCAACCGCTACGGCACGCCGCGTACGGCCGTGCTGGAGCACCTGGAGACCGGAGTGCCGGTTCTCCTGGAGATCGACCTCCAGGGTGCCCGGCAGGTCCGCGAGTCCATGTCCGAGGCTCAGCTGGTGTTCCTGGCTCCCCCCTCCTGGGAGGAACTCGTGCGCAGGCTCACCGGCCGGGGCACCGAGCCGCCCGAGGTGATCGAGCGCCGCCTGGAGGCGGCGAAGATCGAACTGGCGGCCGAGCCGGAGTTCGATGTGACCCTGGTCAACACCTCCGTCGAGGACGTGGCGCGCGAGCTGCTAGCCTTGATGGAAGTTGTGTGA
- the rpoZ gene encoding DNA-directed RNA polymerase subunit omega — MSSSISAPEGIINPPIDELLEATDSKYSLVIYAAKRARQINAYYSQLGEGLLEYVGPLVDTHVHEKPLSIALREINAGLLTSEAIEGPAQ; from the coding sequence GTGTCCTCTTCCATCTCCGCGCCCGAGGGCATCATCAACCCGCCGATCGACGAGCTCCTCGAGGCCACCGACTCGAAGTACAGCCTCGTCATCTACGCGGCCAAGCGTGCCCGCCAGATCAACGCTTACTACTCGCAGCTCGGCGAGGGTCTCCTCGAGTACGTCGGTCCGCTCGTCGACACCCACGTGCACGAGAAGCCGCTCTCGATCGCCCTGCGCGAGATCAACGCGGGACTCCTGACGTCCGAGGCCATTGAGGGCCC